The genomic DNA GCTCCATGTTTTGCAGACCCCTCTGGAGGTAGCCCAGCAAGCTGTGGATGCTGATGTTCACTGTGTGGGGGTCAGCACCCTGGCAGCCGGCCACAAAACTCTGGTTCCAGAACTCATCAAAGAGCTGAGGAACCTGAATCGCCCCGATATCCTTGTCATCTGTGGTGGAGTCATTCCTCCCCAGGTaacttttattaatattataaataactGAACtgtcacagagcagcatttcaaaCATTCCTATACCTCTCATCTTGTGTGTAAATGACATCCCattaacataatatatatatatatagtatttaaacatttagtgTAAAAGTTTTGTTATCTTTTACTAGGATGAAAACACTACAGATTGGGTACTGTTGGTCAGTTACAGCGGATCCTGgaccaaaacatttttatgGAGAGATAGGGGATTGATtgttaaatttaacaaaaataaactagggtgcctcggcaacacaactccagacagtaatccctggggccccgtagggcctcACATAGGCCACCCAGGAGCGAAGACCGCAGTCATGCTCTAACtaggaactgtctgcaatcagcatgtACAAAGTGTGGCTACACAGGTCAACTCTTACAAgaccggctgctctactagtgcagctaggagcgaggccatactctacttgcacaatatatggcgtGGGCAATCAAACAACTCGTGCACCCTCCACAGATTATCATTGCTGTGGGCCCCTGATCCAAcagagcggggccacagacccactgaaaatCAGCATAATACACAGCTGAGAAACAACTGTATGTTtagcgtggcagcaggaacattaaTTCTGCctccgcacagcacaggagcatcctgctcaactgaacagtacagagcggAGAGCTCCACTGTGCCGACAACTTAAGTGTACAAACGAACTATTTACACCGCGGacgcaggagccagctcatgcgcCACACATGGAACAGTTTGAGAGACGGGCGGTCCTCCTCCTAGGTGGCAGGTGCAGTTGTGGCAGCGGGCGCAGCAGGAGAAGCCGGCGAGGGGGGCGTGGCTGTCTCCAAGGCTGCatgcctggaggaggagacagaggggctcgGAGAGAGGCGGAGATCCAAGGCTCCGGAGCCCCTGCTGTCACTCGTAGGAGTGCGGAATCGCCGGACGCGTCGGCGGCAGTTGCGGTTGTGTCCTGCATTGGACTGGACCTCTGGGCCGCGTAGCAAGCGCCGCGTATGCCCAAAGGTTTAACCACACcttgtgtgccggggtttctggGGACACAGGCTGATGCAGGGTTTGTGGTCCGGAGGTGCCGAGGGTGATAGGCCACCAGCCGAAGCGGGGCCTGAAACCAAGGCCTGCACGGACGTGGAGCAAAGCAGAGCTCGctcccagcaagctgagagagtgagatctcctacagGCACAGCCGCGGGCTGTAGTGTGGGCGCAAGCTGGTGGAGGAGCCCCTCAAGCGGGCAAGATCTCTAACAACACACCGAGGATtaggccgggcagccgggccaTGGATTTTCCTGACCTGTGGACAAAAAAGAACACAgtaagcagtcggaatatataatgcactatatagacacgactgtttatttttaaaagctgtttatttttaaaactgaaatcaCAGCTGGAGCCCCAGTACGCAGACTATCAAATAACTAACACGGTGGTGAAGATGTTGGTAAACAACATAGCCGTGAAGCCAGCCAAACGCAAAACTCAGAAAATAAGTCTTATGCATGAACAAGACACGGAGAGCTCACTTTCTcaggtccagcgaaatggcaaaagaggacaaacctgcacaGATGTCACCTTTTTTACAACTGGAAATGGAAGGGAGCTGTTGGAGTGAtgtgtgcaggggccaatggcagctttgatagagttaTGTTTTTGATCgtgttcctatggaagtgcgtaGAAACCCCCtcctccttgggcagtgcttccaacttatccaaggcgacttacaaaatataagcgcaatacaaagtgcaaaaatacagtgcagttcaaggcataaaacatattaCTAATTCCAATttatataatacagtgcaattcaaagcataatgcatttaacaaattcaaatttacacagtGTATACGATATatggggtcttacatcctggattgtaaaagctgaggggatgagagggtcagaagagggaaaagacgggAAGATCTGTGCATCATCtacgtagaagtggtaggagaaaccaagggatgcgatgagggggcccagggagtgcgtgtagagagagaacaggagggggcccaggatggagccttggggttcgcctttgaggagaggttggggggtggatgaggaacctcgccatgtcacttgataggtccagtcgttgaggtaggagtagaaccaggcgagagcagttccagagattccaaggtcagtgaggcaggagaggaggatggagtgatcgatggtgtaaaatgctgcggagagatcaaggagcatgaggactgaggagagggaggccgcccgagcacagctgagggagtcagtgactgccaggagagcagtctcagttgGTTGAGctgtggaagccggattgcataggatccaggagtgagtgatgggaaacaaatgcagagagctgacggtggacagcaCGCTCAAGGGTCttagagaggaaggggagtagggagacagggtggtagttctgaggagatgtggggtcaagggtaggtttcttgaggagtgggatgacagcagcttgtttaaatgcagaggggaaacagccagagaggagggaggagatgaaagggagtagatcaggagcagttgcttggaggaggcgagtagagagagggtccagggcacgtTGTAGGTTtctgacctaggaggagagaggaaagttcaggcAAGTAAGTTACACTTACCCAGAAACCCCAGCTCTGCGTCGCTATGCTGAGATGCATACGCGTACctacgcagaagtataaattggccttgagtggggggagacggggagagagagaagttaaaagagtgaaggagaagaagaaatctgggtgggagggtttggagaggtgAATGTTGATGTCTCCCAGGAAGATGGTAGGTGAGGttagtgaggggagggaggagagaagaaagtggAGTTCATTCTGGAAGTAGGCAAGTGGACCGggaggacggtagagaactagaaggaagaggtaagagggagaggtgagttccaatgcatggaattcaaagctgttggtcatgatagaggagagaaaggggggacaaagaaggggagagcaggaaccctgttcctcctccctgcaTGGTAAGATGGGGGGAGTttgacaggacaaacagagagaatAGGGCAGCAtgggtggttgagttctcaggggagatccatgtctcgtgagagcgaggaaatccagagagtgttATATTAActtatgtgttatatttcaaCATGAAGaatgaaatgttgtttaaagtgtattcttttttaaatgatacTACACTATTTATTGTTCACGTATAGTATATTCTATGGCAGGCATATAATATTATACTACTCTTGCTGTAGACATATTTCTGAAAATGAAGAAAGAGAATATTAAGTTGTACAAATTGTCAGAAATGGTCAGTGCCAAATAACTATTTCTTAATTTGATACCTGTCATCTTTTTTGCTCTTCTGATCTTTGACTAAATTGTTCTTCAAGCAGTCTCATATATAagtgatttatgtattttaattgttttttttttactgtaccaTGGTTTCTGTTTTGGTACTTACATATTGTTGTGAGGTAATCTGGGTTGATTGATCGATCCATTAATTTGGTGGCAGTTTGGGACTGAATGAAGATGTTTCACAGTTCAGTTTAAGAGCATTGAATGTCATCATGATTATAGTGAATGCTGTGATTATTGTCTAAAAATAGGCTGCCTGCTCGGCATGTTGCCTAGCATGGTGGAAAAACTGTCTCTTGTCCTCCTGCTGTTATTCATTCCAGAGACTCAAATTACACTTCATATAGTGACTGCATGTGATACATTTCGTTGTACTTCTCTTGTTTTTGTCAATTGAAAACATTGTAGTACATATCTTTTGCATGGAGCTGAATTTTGAATGATTCagtaatattacattattaaggTGCAGCTGTTGTCTAAGCAAGGGAGTAGTGGTGTAGGTACCTGGTCAAATCTCAAAAACAAGTCTGAAAGTGAAGTAGCAGTTTAAAACCCACCCAGtgtctttgtattattatttacagaaaaaTCTTTTTTTCAGCAATCTTATCTAACACTGAAGATCTTGCTAAATTGCTTCCTTAAGTCTAAATCCAGGATGTGGAGCTGTTTTAGACCACATAATGGTGTATATGTCTTCTCCTCCAAATATATCTTTGTCTTTTAGCTTTTTACCCAAAAGTATTTTATGTGCTTTATAGTTCACCTCCTGCTACATAAATCAACCACCCCCCCAAACCCCAGAACTGAGAGCAAAGGGCAACTTTCTTACAGAGCTTGATTGCAAACACTCAGCCGATTAACCCATTGATTAGGCAATCCCCCAGAGGCCTGCTCTGGTGATCAATAAAACTATTTCAGCCCTGTCTGATGTCTTGCGTCCAGGCCAAAAATCAAACCTCCTGTGTCCCattaagtattttattatttattcaattttctCAGACTTGAAGTTTCTTAGATAAGAGGTGGTTTTCTGGGGTTAATTATATCCACGGACTTTACATTtgtactgattttttttttattcttattttttttttttttttttcttttcttctactgTTTTCAGTGTGGGCTTGAACTGTACTTACTCATGTGTTCATGTGTTAAAATTATTTTCACATAAAAAAGATAAGTAGTAATATATAGAACAGGCAAAAGTAGCAGGGACCTTTAATTTCACACCCTCGTACTTCAATCTGAAAGGCTTTTTGCAGAAGCTGTCAAACCCACTTGGGAACAATAATTATGAAGCCTTTGATCAGAAACCATCCCTTTCCATTACATTGTATTATCTCTTTTCTTTGTTGAAGTATTTAGGCTTACATTAATCTAGGTACccctgtaaaaaaacaaaagaaacaaggtCTATAGAAGGCTTTGGCTTTCCTTTGcttgtaattaaaaacatggtCTGTCTATTCATATACCTAATGAAAAtaactttttattgcttcctcatGCATTAATGCTGTTCTTCCATGTTCTGGAAATTCCATTCACTCATAGTGATGGAGGCAACTAattgattaatacattttatctgAATCCTAGATTTTCTAATATAACATAGCTAGCTCTTCTGATACATTCACCAGGCTTTATGATTACAGAGGCCAGTAATTCCTTTACAAAAATGCCAATATATTAAAGCATAAGATACAATTCTGTATGCAGTGCAGAGGTAAGAATCCAGTCCATATTAAGAATCAAATTTGGTGATTAACATGGACTAACATTCTGTAACGGCATTGTTAGTGCTTTATTTAAAAGCTAGGAATAAATGTGTCTGATTTTAGTATTCACAGATAAACCTATTTATCCTAAGAAATAGATCAGTGttattctaaaataaattagatttCATTGTTTCATAtctaaagaagaaaaacaaaaacagatatgtatttttttttttaaacaaagcatCAGCATAACCTGAGGAAATTgtgtgattgttttattttactttgctgCATGCACAAACCtgctttattatttgtattatatttctgaacaacacacacacagctgggcAGTTAGGCATGTATCCTCTTTACTAGGAGAGCTGTGTAATGAGTGATGCGAGTCTGGTCGAGTAGCTCAGTAGCCTTCACGCACGAAACCACATAATGTTTTTTACGAATATTCGAATactcaaaataaaaaaggattaTTATTCGAATAGTAAAAACCTTTCAAATGCCCATCCCTTTCCATGCTGATAAATtctgctctgtgtgtctgtctgtgtttgattTGTCTTGTGGATGTTCATTTGTGTAATGTGCCAATGCACTCTAAAGCACTGTTGCTCTCTGAAACACCCAACTATCTCCTCTTCTCTTTTCTCTACCCGAAACAGTACCTTGCAAGTTCTATGCTAATCAAACTATGCATATATGCTCAAGTACTGTTTATCTGTGATGTgcgttattattttattttctatacagTTACTGCATATGTACACATGTATTTCTAAATCTGTAATATGCTAATATGTTCTATATTATTACtgcatatttgcacatgcattgTCTCTATTTAATGCATATTTGCATGAGTATTGTTGACTCTGTGACATACTATCGCCTACTAtggttctatttttttttttttagtttttcagcataaactgcaataaatacttttttctttatcaattATTTGTCATAtctctgccagtgtgtaccAAACAATTCAAGTATAAGGGTTGTTTTATGGGGGTTTTGtatggtatgttttttttttttttttcctacaatGTCCTACGTAGCAGGGTTTTATGACCTTATTTGATTCAGTGGATTTAATATGCTCACCTGGTGCccaacattgttttaaaattaaacaacgAGTACTGATTTCACACAGGCTTTCTCTTACAGAGGCTGTAGTGAATTTTCATAATGAATAACAGCTGAGGGGCCACTTCACTGCAGCACTTTAAACTCAATTGATCCCAGGGTTAATTTCagtgctgaataaaaaataagaataaaaaatgcCCAGAGGCTGTCTCTTTGTGGTCTGACACATTTCCTGTGAACCTTGGACTTGCGGTGTCAAAATTACctgttcttttgtatttttccacAGGACTATGACTTCTTGTTCAAAGAGGGAGTCAGCAGTGTCTTCGGTCCAGGAACTAGAATCCCACAAGCAGCTGTGGAGGTTATAAACAACATCGAGAAACACCTGGAGAAGAACCGATCAGCAATGTAAGCAGAAACGGAAAAGAGAttatcatctttttttttttttctcatgtatCATAAAATAACCATGTAGATAATTTTGAAACTTGTCCTGCCATATGAAGATTCTGCAATATGTCATTTCTGTTCACAGGGTCATTTAAAATCTTTCTggcttattttttaaacataaccATAATGTAATTCTGGATGTGATTAATCTCTTAAAAGGGTGaacaaatattttgcatttgattTCACTGGCATTGtaagtgcaaaaatatacatttgtgtgGAATTGACTTCTTTtcacattaaaacataattgtacatcaTGTTTCTGCTTGGCCTTTTGATTTCTGTGCTGAGATAATGCTGATGAGCATGAAAGCCTGTGGCCTGTTTGCACAAAACACCTTAAGTATTGAAAGCAGCATCTATTCCATTACTAAGCATTTGGACTTCAAAGTACTTGGTGCAACGCCCTTAGGAAACACTTAATAGGAAACTGTTGGGGAAACATgacttaatttgttttgtgCGGCTGGTTACTGTGCTGCTGGCACATCATCCTTGGGTGAAGGCAGGCTGGTGACAGGAGAGGCTCCTCCCTCGGGGACTCTGACGGCTCCAGCCAGGGTGACCAGGTGCGCCTCCGCTGGGCTCCCCTCAGCAGCACATGCACACCAACGTCCCCCCACAAAAAATTCAGGGGGTTGGGTCTCATGCTCCTCCCTTCCGGACATGGGAAGCCCTAGGGCAACAGCAACAGCCCCTCCCCCTCTGACGTGCACTAGTCCTCTAGTGGGATAGATAGTCCACCTAGAGGCTCAGAGCAGTACTGGagttttatcttatttttttgggtgttttgttaaaaaaaaataaagaatgggCAAAAGGAACAGGCAGCGGAAGCAGCAACAGCAGATGTATGGGGCGCCCGTCCTAGTTTTTTGAAAGACAGGGATATTCTATTTTCCTCTCGATAATTGAGACTTGTCATGCCACCACGGCTCGACAACTCTGTAACCTCCCCATCAAcgccatttcaggttattcactggactgttTAAATGTCagtacaaactggaaaaatgggggtgttctaaaacctttgaccagtagtgtattgTTATAGAAAAGGCCTGCTTTTCCCTTTAAGAGAAATACTTAATAATTTCTGCACTACTATTTCCCCCCAAAATGAGTTACTACTTATAACATTCtccataatataattatatataacataacagcactatttcaaaatgaatgaatgctgtttgtgtgtgatgtGCTGCTGCTTAACGGCAGTGACACAGTGTTAGGTGACAGTTTGGAACGTGTTTACTTTACAGAGGGACAAAACACGTTAATAACAGGGTGGTGACATCATAAATCATGTTAATCATGTCTAGACTGAGAAGAATAGAGAAGAGAACTAAAAAACAAGCCTCAACAGAAAACTCTGTTAGTGTTGTACACTGTGTGTGGTGTTTAGATCCTTtgtgaaaatattaaattgaGGAAAATTGACCAAttgccaaattacataaaagtACCTTGTCGTGTCAGTAGAAATGTAGGAAATGAAGACAGAGGTACAGAAAAAGACAAGACTGTCAAAACTAATTGGACCAAATCATTAGTGCACTGTCAGTTCTCAGAGTCTGGGGTGGGTCAGGTTGTTGATGGGGGCTATAGGAAGCTATATTTTCTGCTGGACGTTGTTTAGGTGGACTGCTGTAGATGCTTTCTCTTGAGTCACGCCACAGAGTCACAGTGTGTGAGGAACTTAGACTCCTCTTAGGATAGTAGACCTGCAGTTTCTCTGCAGTTTCTCTGACAGGTATTACAGTTACCTGACTTAAACATGTGCTACCAGAATAACTCCCCTTGGACACGTTTCACATTGTGAATTTATTAATCAATAAACAGTGACAACAatctgaattgcattttgattttcattgaaaccaataaaacacagaaaatagAATCAAGACAACAGATTAATTAATAGCTCTCACAGCTTCACTACTCGCAACTGAAATACTTAAAATAGCCAGTTTTAACGTAGCCTAATGATTCTAATTGTATATGTAGGTTTTTTAATCCTCTATACATACGAAGAGGTGTTAACCCAGGCAATTttcaatcaaaataaaacaaacaaccaacaacaaaaaacaatatgtgCATATTATACTGACTACATCTTCCTTATAGTACAAGTGTATTGGGTCTGGTCCTGTCATTTTCAGATATCTGTGCTTAGAAGACAGAAATGAAGGTCATAAACTTTCCAAAACTCCAGTCCCTCAGCTTTTTTGGTTATTTCCCCCTCCAAAACAAGATCCCATAGAGTGTTTATTTGTATCTACAGGTCTAAAGATGGTACATAATAATGCAATCTACTTCACATCTGAAATATCCTTCACTGATAGTTTTATTCCTCGTACATGGGCACCATTTCCCACAGTCAGCCTTCTAATGCCCCTTCAACATCACACCTGGCATTAGATGTCCCTGGTTAAACAAGGAAGGCTAACACTTCCATTGaccctttttaatttattttgtattgttcttaATGTGGAACAATAAAAGTTTTGGAGTTTTGGTTGACAAAACCCCACGATTTGAATTGAGTCTTGCCAGGGCTTTCCATAATAGATTAACGGCTGCTATTCACATCCTATAAACTGTATCTTGGTCTCAGCTTCATGGTTGTTGACAGGTAATTTGTCCTTGTCAGCATCCATCGGcctttttaacatgttcacatACGTTTGACTTTCTCTTAAGCTGCCACGATCCGTCATATTCAACAAGTTGCGTGACCGCCCACAGAAGCACGTGAGCTGCTTGATTTCTGCTCTGAAGGTTTTGCTGAAAATGTAGTAGATGAAGGGGTTGTAGGCAGTGGAGGACTTGGCAAACAGACAGGGCAGCATACTGACTTCTGGGGGAATGGAGTCGCTGGCCCGGAACATCGACCAGAAGCTCACTGTGGCATAAGGAGCCCAGCACCCAATGAAGCCAACGCTGACCAGCACAGcgatctgaaaaataaatacacatgaaTCTTTCACATTTCTTAACACTAAACAACAACACCAATTAATGTTTTGTGAACCTAACCTTTTATTTCAAGGACGTGAGCAGCAGCTGCTCAGTTTACGTAATTAGCAACATTTTTATAATTTCAGTAGTTAGGGGTTGCATTTTGCAAATTACATCAGAATGTGACCAGGAAGACAACCAGTGAGTCCCCTGTCTTGTATAGTGGGAATGGGTGGGCTGTACTTAGAAAGATTTTTTGGCTGGTTTGTTAAACTTAAGACTttaatattagtatttattGGTTAATATATCCATATTCAAGAACCATTTCAACCGGTACAGAGCCAGAGCCTAACCCAGTGGACACAGGGCTTGTGTTTGATTCTGTTCAGGCGTGTTCCCTTTTATGATGACATACTATGTtcctcattaaaaacaaaatcacaaaaataatCACATGCCCTGTGTCCACTTGGTTAGGCTCTGGCTCTGTACTGGATGAAATGTTATTGAATATGAATAGATTAatcaataacattaaataataatttgcaatCATTGTACAATTCAATTCAGACAATTCAAACAGGGTATGTAGgtccaatttaaaacaaaataataaaaaacataaatcaatgAGGAGATGAAGAAGAGGACCAAAGTGTTTTCCTTCTcagttatatataataattatataaatatttcaattcaatttttgAGGAGCATGAATCAGTGGAATCAATCTCTAACGCCAGTTCATCTCTCTTAACCTTCCTAGTGAATTGTTACCTCCATAATGTTCAATGTTATATATGACTTATACCATTTAAACAAACAGCTACAaattcatatacatatacatacacagacacataaaTACAGATGTAGCCAATTGACACCACTCCAGACAATTAAATATGTTAGCCTTTGCATCTGGTAACTCTAACCAGATTTATTTTCCTGAGGGCAACTTAAAATATTCTAGAAAGAAGTattaataaaaccaaaacacaagcaaataaatacataaataggctGCATTCCACTGGCATTCGCCACAGAAATACAGCTAAACTTCATATTAAAAGCTCTGTGAACAATTGATTTGCTCTCAAATGTGTGACCACTGACTCAAGTTGAATAATTCCTGCCTCAGTCACCTGACACAGACCCATCACATGTTCTGCCCACCATGGACAGCCCTCCAGGACTTTTGAATGAGAAAGATCTAGCTGATTTTAACTGcagtataaatataaacaacaaaaaatagtaTATAACAATCAAtcagaaataatatatattttcttacgCCTGTTACATGTGTACCATGAACACTACCCAGTCACTGTTACAGGCCACTTTGCACACTAAGACTCTCTGGTCCTGCAAACCACTGAGGCACCAATGAGGCATGTTATACATCAATTTGTCTGAGTtgatcaattaaaaaacaacaacttttcaATAAACCACTTTTGGAGCATCACAGTATCTGCACACAAAACTGAGCAGGTGGATGTACACAGTGATGAATGAGATGCTGAGAGGTTGAAGGACAGACTATCTGATACACAGACAGGTGATGTCTTTACAGACCACAGTATCTGCTGTTCACATCATGTGTATTCTCCTTGGGGTATCAGGCAATGATGTGAAAATAtgggtttaaaatgtaaaaagtggGCTTAAATCTTTATTTGCCAATACCAGTAATGTATTGCTTCTCCCTTAGACACAAAGTAGAATGAATCAATTATTAAATCTAAACCTTGGCTATTAAACTGAACTGGACTCAGCTATTAACACAGCTGAAGCATTTAGAAACAGCTTGGCCAACAAACAACCTCATTTGTTTGGAAATTAACACTTAAAGTAGACTAtgattttgtagtttaaaaGGTGTAGTTTGCTGTGTGAATAAccttggaaaaaaaatacataaataattactGTTCAATAACTGATAAACATTTCATATACTGTGACTACTATATAACTGatgagaaaataaaactgtGGTTGCCATACTTACCCCCACTAGCCTCCTCTCTGCTTTCACTGCATTGTGGACATGGTTGCTGTTTTCAATGGACTTGTAGGCAACATGGAGATTCCTTGCTATTCCGAAGTAGCACCCTATGATGGTCACAATTGGTACGATTGTGCAGAGCGTGAACATGGAAATAAGGAATGAAGATCCGCTCTCTTGAAATTCACTCCAGGCAATTGTGCAAGAAATCCCAAAAGGTTCGGGGCCGTACTTTCCCCAGCCAAGCAGTGGAAACACTGCCCACACCAGAGCATAGGTCCACGTGAAAATTATCAAGATGTAAACTTTCTTCTTGTTTATCTTCTCTTCTAAAGAAAGGTAGAATGTGGCTCAATTAAAAACATCTTCTAAAATACAGTAGTTTCTTTTTAGCCCTGTTTTGGGGGTAATTCCAAGCAAACTAATGgcttttttgtattcttttaaaattgtgtcAGATATCATTGCATTTCCtgatttattaaacaaaatgagTGCTTAACCCATTATTGTTTTTCAGTAATAGCTGGTCCCAAAGAAAAAGGCTTAGAGCCCTCCAAACAGAggtaatacttttttatttattttt from Amia ocellicauda isolate fAmiCal2 chromosome 1, fAmiCal2.hap1, whole genome shotgun sequence includes the following:
- the opn8b gene encoding opsin 8, group member b codes for the protein MEERYLSKLSPAVDYGAGAFLLLIAVLSVVGNISVLITAFKRSSNLKPPELLSVNLAVTDLGMAITMYPLAIASAWNHGWLWGEPSCIYYGFMGFFFGIASMMVLTVMALIRFIVSTSLQSPKEKINKKKVYILIIFTWTYALVWAVFPLLGWGKYGPEPFGISCTIAWSEFQESGSSFLISMFTLCTIVPIVTIIGCYFGIARNLHVAYKSIENSNHVHNAVKAERRLVGIAVLVSVGFIGCWAPYATVSFWSMFRASDSIPPEVSMLPCLFAKSSTAYNPFIYYIFSKTFRAEIKQLTCFCGRSRNLLNMTDRGSLRESQTYVNMLKRPMDADKDKLPVNNHEAETKIQFIGCE